TTCACGAGCTTGCGCTCGACCGCCATTACTTCTCCTCCTCCTTCTCGGACTTCTCGGACAGCACGATCTCGATGTGGCAGGTGGCCGTGTTCCACGGCGTGGCGCGGCCGTGTGCGCGCTGCATCGTGCCCTGGATGGGCGCGGCGCGCTGGCAGGCGGCGTGCGAGACGACCATCTTCTCGGGGTCGAGGCCCTTGTACTCGGCGTTGGCCTCGGCGCCCTTCACGACCTCCAGCACCTTGCCGGCGGCCTTGACGGGGAACTGCCCGGGGCCCACCTTGCCGCGCCGGTGCGCGACCTTGCGCTTGTGGCGCACGAAGGGCACCGCGGTCTCGAGCTCCTGGACCTCCTCGAGGAAGGCCTTGGCGCGCTCCAGGCTCATGCCCTTGATGGCCTTGCACACGTTGACCACGTGCTTGGGCTTGACCGGCACCTCGCGGGCCGAAGCGATGGCCGTCTTCTCCGGGTCCGGCTTGACCGAGTATCCGTAGGTGGGCATGGGCATCACTTCAGCGGCATGAACTTCGAGCCGCGCGTCGCGCCGACGCCGGGCCCGGTGTGGCGGACGCTCTTCCGCGTCAGGACGAACTCGCCGAGGTAGTGGCCGACCATGTCGGGCGCGACCTCGAAGCGGGCGAACTCCTTGCCGTTGTGCACGGCGAAGCTGCGGCCCACGAAGCTGGGCAGGATGGGCATGTCGCGGAGGTGCGTGCGCAGGGTCACGCCGGGGTCCGTCTTCTGGACGCGCTTCAGGAGGTGCTGGTGCTCCTCGCTGA
This genomic stretch from Candidatus Thermoplasmatota archaeon harbors:
- a CDS encoding ribosomal protein S19 family protein codes for the protein SEEHQHLLKRVQKTDPGVTLRTHLRDMPILPSFVGRSFAVHNGKEFARFEVAPDMVGHYLGEFVLTRKSVRHTGPGVGATRGSKFMPLK
- a CDS encoding 50S ribosomal protein L22, which encodes MPTYGYSVKPDPEKTAIASAREVPVKPKHVVNVCKAIKGMSLERAKAFLEEVQELETAVPFVRHKRKVAHRRGKVGPGQFPVKAAGKVLEVVKGAEANAEYKGLDPEKMVVSHAACQRAAPIQGTMQRAHGRATPWNTATCHIEIVLSEKSEKEEEK